GCGCTTCCCGTGGTTCTGTTCCCTGCTGCAATTCCGCAGCGCTGAGTCCTGTCAGGGCTGTGATCTCTGCCGGAACGTTTTCTTCCACGCAGACCAGCATTGTCAGCTCCTCCACCGGTACACCGTCCCGGACCCGCAGCGCTCCATATTCGATGATGGAATCGGACGCGGCTTTCAGGCCGGTGGTTTCCAGATCAATCACGGTGTAATTGCCTGTGCTCGGCTTTGTTCTGCCCGCTTTCCGCACCATTTGCTGCTGTGCCGCTTTGCTGAACCCGGGTTTCAGGTCGATTTGGTTTTGTCCGGCCTGCGGCAGCGGTCGTCGCATCAGTTTGATCCCGTCAAAGTCCACGGTTTCCCATGCGGTATTGTGGGTGCGAAAATCCATCCGCTGCTCTCCCGCCGTGGTGAACACCAGTGTTGCCTGTCCGTTTTTCAGGTTCTGACACACCCGCTCCCACAAGGCATCCCGCACGCGGCTGCTCACATTGCCCACATAAACGCCCGTGTTGATCTCGCACAGCCATTTGGACAGATCCCCGCGCAGTTTTGGCGGGCAGTTCGTCATGGTGAGAACTACGATGTTTCATCACCCTCTTCTTCAAAATAATTGATGCCGTTGGCCACAGTGCCCACTTTGTTGTCCCACAGATAAACAGCTTCCGGCTCCTGTTCCCGCTCATCCGCATTCAGGAGCAGATACCGGATATCGTGCACCATGCGCTCCAGAATATGATGCTCTACCATGGCATCCCGCACCCGGCGGCGCACTACGGCCGGCAGGTCGTCCGGAGCCTGTGCCGCCACTTCAAAGGCGATGGGAATGGTCACCTCGGCCTTGTACAGGTCGGCAATATCGTACACAAAGGAACACTCGTGCCCCACATGAACAAAGCCAAGACCCGGGGCGCAGCCCAATGCCACGATTACCGCGTGCGCCAGACCGTACAAACAGGCGTGCCCGGCAGAAAGCGCCTGATTGACGGCATCTCCCGATGCAAAATCCTCCGGGCGGTACAGTCGGCCGCTCCACGGAACACCGGTATCCTTGGAAGCTTTGCGGTATACCTGCCGCACACGGCTGCCCTCGCGTCCCCGCAGCTGCTGCATCGTCAGCCGGGAGATATCTTCGTCCGGGAAACGGAGCTGATACATCTTGCGTACCACATCCAGGTGCTTGCGGGTGTTGCTGACAAGCTCTGCCTGCCGCAGCAACAGCTGCGAGTGGGTGGTCAGGGGACGGCCATGGGCGTAATACCGCACACCGTGCTCACCTACCCAGACAGCACCCACGCCCGTGTCACCCATAAGTTCCATGGCACGGTGGGTCACCCGTGTACCCGGCCCCAGCAGCAGCACCGAGATGCCCGCCGCCGGGATCTGAACGATCCCTTTTTCGTCTGTAACGGTGATTGCGCCGTCCTGTCGGCCAAGGGTGCAGTGTTCCAGATACAGAAAGGTCATCCGGTCTTTCACCTGCGGCAGCGCCTGCAGGTCCGGCCGGATCATGCCCGGCATCTCGTCCATCTCAGTTTCCTCCGCGCATAACGGTCATCAGTCCAAGGCCATAGGCCTTGCCGCGCCCCATGCCCTGACACAGCAGTGCCCGGAACTGCTCTGCATCGGTCACCTGCAAAATGCCCTCATAGGTCACTGCCAACAGGGTCACCGGCCGGGTGCCGTGCTTGGCAAAGTGCTGCCACTGCACCCGGGTCACGGTAAATTCCTCCTCCCGCAGGGCAAAGCCGTGCTTTGCGGCGCGCTCCAACAGCCACTGCTTCTGGTACTGTGTCGTGCAATGTGCGGCTACAGTTCCCCGCGCTGCGGGGTTTTGGGGGTCTTTGCAGCTTTTGGTGGGGTTTGCGGTCAGCCGAAACTGCCAGCAGCTGCCCGGCTCCACCCGCTGTAAAAGCGGGTCGTAGCTGCGGGTCTCCGCAGCCGCTCCAGTGCCAAACTGCTCCACCACGCCGGACAGCTCTGGCGCATCTTCGCTGAGCAGCAGCAGATACAACCGCTCTCCCAGACGATCCAACCGCCACAGTCTGCGGCGGCGCTCCCCTGCAAAAGCGCTTTCCACTGCGCCATGCAGTTTTTGCGGTGCCGACAGCGCAGCCATGGTGCTGCGGCGGGTGGGATCTAGTTCTACCCGTGATAAATACATTCTCTCGCCCCCTTTTTACAATTCCCGGAACGGGTCATGTTCCGTCTTTTCCGGGCTGTCCGGCACTTTCTGCCAAAGCTCCCGTACCGAGCGGTAACCGTACTGCCGATGATGCGGGTCAAAGCTCACCGGCACATCCCGCTGCGGAGCCGTGCCCGGCTTCAGCGGGTCGGCGTCCAACAAGATCCGGCTCTGCCGTCCCGGACACAGCGGCGGTTCCGCTTGCAGCACCTCCTGCAAGCTGCCCGGGCGTACTCCCAGACAGAGCGGCAGGGTAGGCGGGCAGCAGCGGCGGCCGAGATACAGCGGAAACACCGGGTGCAGCAGCGCCTGCTGCAGCTGCTGCAAAGGGCGGCATCCTCGCTTTCAATACCGGCCAGAAACACGGCGTCCTGCAAATAATGGCGGTAGGTCACATAAGAGGTCTTTTCATCCTGCGTCTTTGCCGTGTGGTAGTCCACCAGCAGCTGCCCTTCCCGCTCCACGCGGACGCCGAACCGCAGCCCGGTCAATCGGAGCAGTGCTTCGCGCTCGTCCCGCCGCAGCCCAAGAGCTGCCGCCAAAAGGCCGATCACGCCGCTCTTGGTGGGTTCACGGTCCGTCTTGCGGGTCTCAAATTTGGAGTCCGCACCCCACGCCTGTAAAGGCGCTGCCAGCCGAAGCAACAGCGTTGCCATTACCCCACCTCATTTCCGGCAAGTGCATCCCGGACAGCCTTTTCCAGTGCGCCCAGCATAGCCTTTGCCGTCTGCGCCGGAGCCAGTTCCTCCAGCCCGCTGCCCACGGTAAAGCTTTGCGCCGGGGCCTCGGCAAAGCTGCTGTACATCTGCTGCGCATACTGTGCCAGTGCCGCCTTGGAAGGCGCGGCATACCCCTGCGCACTGCGGGGCACGGCACGCTCGAATGCGCCGCACAGGTTCACCGGCTGATCCTCCCGCATGGTCACATATACCGCATCCGGCAGAGTGCGGTTTGCAAAGGTGTTCTGCTTGCCGGTGGGCATGGAGAAGAGGAACGCCTCACCAAAAGCCCGCACCGTTTCCGCGGCCTGCGCTGCACCCAGCTGCCCGGCCAGCTCCATCACGTTCACTGTGGCATAGCGGTACAGGGTGGAGGAGTTGTACTCCACCGTGCCCAGATGGCCTGCACCGGCGTTGTCCTCTGCTTGACAGTCATCCACGGCGGTAAAGTAATCGTACTCGTTCTGCACAGCATGAGTGGAGATGCTGTGCGCCACCTGCGCAGCGGCGTCATAGTTCAGAGAAGGCTCATCTGCCACCATGCGGCCAAACAGCGCCATGTCCATCGAGGGCGCTGCTTTCAGGGCATCCCGATACTGCTTTTTATCCGCAGAGCCCTCCACAGCCAGCTCTGCCAACGCCTTTGCCTGCGCAGTGCTCATGAAGAACAGCGCCTTGGTGACCGTATCATCCTTCTTGCTCTTTTCATCGAACTTGATGCCCGCATTCTCCAGCGCTTTCTTTGCCAGCTTGTCTGCATCCAGTTCCGGGACCAGTGCAAGGATCTGCTCCTTCACCAGATCGGCGGCCTTTTTGGTGCGCTTGCCCACGTCCAGCTGAGCATTCTCCGCAAAGGCTGCGCGCATGGCATGCTTCCATGCCTGTGAGGAAACTCTGGCGCGGAGCACACCGCCGTACACGGCTGTTTTGGGGCTGCCCGTATCGTCCCGGTTGATGCAGCTGGGCGGTACGGTCTGCAAAATGTGGAAATCAACATACAGGCGCTTATTCATGATCAATTCTCCTTTTCTTTCTCATCCGGTGCAGGCTTCGGATCGCGGTACAGGTCCTGTCCCCACCGCAGACGGACATTGGCGGGGGTCTGCGCATACCGCGGGTCGGTGCATTGCAATTCATACAGGTCTGCCGCAAGCTGCGGATAATCCAGCGGGATGCCGCCATCCTTTGCCGCGCTCAGCAGCTGGATCATGCCCCGCAGATGGTGGCTGATCTCGGTGATTTCTTCTGCGGTGGCCAGCGCGTTGAACCGCCGGATCACGCTAGCCTCGGTCCAGTCCTGTCCGGCACTGTTCCGCTCTGCCAGCTGCCGCACCGCACGCCCCAGCGTGTTGCCGGGGCAGTTCATAAGGCGGTCGTTCCCCTGCTGATGCATAGCATACAGGGTCAGGGCGAGGTAGACCGCCCACTCTGCCGCCGAGGGAGCACTGCGGCCCTGAAAGCTTTCCGGCATTCCCAGCAAAAACTTCCCCACAGTTCCGGCAGCTCGCCGGGTGCGTGGCCGATGCCCCGACGCAGCTTTGCCAGTTCTGCCCGCCGCTGGTTGTCCGGCAGAGCCTGAAGCCTGTGCAGCTGCTGCGCCGCATATAGTTTGACGTCCTGTGTTTTCATACAATTCTCCCTTTATGGTTCTGTTTTGGGATAGATCTCCCAAAGCCTTGTGCGGAAACGATTATAGGCCTTTGG
Above is a genomic segment from Faecalibacterium taiwanense containing:
- the cas2e gene encoding type I-E CRISPR-associated endoribonuclease Cas2e, yielding MTNCPPKLRGDLSKWLCEINTGVYVGNVSSRVRDALWERVCQNLKNGQATLVFTTAGEQRMDFRTHNTAWETVDFDGIKLMRRPLPQAGQNQIDLKPGFSKAAQQQMVRKAGRTKPSTGNYTVIDLETTGLKAASDSIIEYGALRVRDGVPVEELTMLVCVEENVPAEITALTGLSAAELQQGTEPREALNSFLLFIGKAPLVGHNIAFDLEFLRMTCKRYGFPAPTNRQIDLAQLARRNLTRIANYKLVTLAQHFQLAEKVEHRALPDCRLIQQVYCKLKETAVQ
- the casB gene encoding type I-E CRISPR-associated protein Cse2/CasB; translation: MGDLSQNRTIKGELYENTGRQTICGAAAAQASGSAGQPAAGRTGKAASGHRPRTRRAAGTVGKFLLGMPESFQGRSAPSAAEWAVYLALTLYAMHQQGNDRLMNCPGNTLGRAVRQLAERNSAGQDWTEASVIRRFNALATAEEITEISHHLRGMIQLLSAAKDGGIPLDYPQLAADLYELQCTDPRYAQTPANVRLRWGQDLYRDPKPAPDEKEKEN
- a CDS encoding type I-E CRISPR-associated protein Cas5/CasD, with the protein product MFPLYLGRRCCPPTLPLCLGVRPGSLQEVLQAEPPLCPGRQSRILLDADPLKPGTAPQRDVPVSFDPHHRQYGYRSVRELWQKVPDSPEKTEHDPFREL
- the cas1e gene encoding type I-E CRISPR-associated endonuclease Cas1e, translated to MDEMPGMIRPDLQALPQVKDRMTFLYLEHCTLGRQDGAITVTDEKGIVQIPAAGISVLLLGPGTRVTHRAMELMGDTGVGAVWVGEHGVRYYAHGRPLTTHSQLLLRQAELVSNTRKHLDVVRKMYQLRFPDEDISRLTMQQLRGREGSRVRQVYRKASKDTGVPWSGRLYRPEDFASGDAVNQALSAGHACLYGLAHAVIVALGCAPGLGFVHVGHECSFVYDIADLYKAEVTIPIAFEVAAQAPDDLPAVVRRRVRDAMVEHHILERMVHDIRYLLLNADEREQEPEAVYLWDNKVGTVANGINYFEEEGDETS
- the cas7e gene encoding type I-E CRISPR-associated protein Cas7/Cse4/CasC; this encodes MNKRLYVDFHILQTVPPSCINRDDTGSPKTAVYGGVLRARVSSQAWKHAMRAAFAENAQLDVGKRTKKAADLVKEQILALVPELDADKLAKKALENAGIKFDEKSKKDDTVTKALFFMSTAQAKALAELAVEGSADKKQYRDALKAAPSMDMALFGRMVADEPSLNYDAAAQVAHSISTHAVQNEYDYFTAVDDCQAEDNAGAGHLGTVEYNSSTLYRYATVNVMELAGQLGAAQAAETVRAFGEAFLFSMPTGKQNTFANRTLPDAVYVTMREDQPVNLCGAFERAVPRSAQGYAAPSKAALAQYAQQMYSSFAEAPAQSFTVGSGLEELAPAQTAKAMLGALEKAVRDALAGNEVG
- the cas6e gene encoding type I-E CRISPR-associated protein Cas6/Cse3/CasE, with protein sequence MYLSRVELDPTRRSTMAALSAPQKLHGAVESAFAGERRRRLWRLDRLGERLYLLLLSEDAPELSGVVEQFGTGAAAETRSYDPLLQRVEPGSCWQFRLTANPTKSCKDPQNPAARGTVAAHCTTQYQKQWLLERAAKHGFALREEEFTVTRVQWQHFAKHGTRPVTLLAVTYEGILQVTDAEQFRALLCQGMGRGKAYGLGLMTVMRGGN